Proteins encoded within one genomic window of Jiangella mangrovi:
- the treY gene encoding malto-oligosyltrehalose synthase — protein MTAPSSTYRVQVRPGWTLADAAALTGYLRDLGAGAVYCSPLLRAATGSDHGYDVVDPRVMDDARGGEDGWRALLAAAREHGLGVVVDIVPNHQGVGDPSQNPAWQDVLRLGPSSAYAGWFDVDWAAGRLLLPVLDKEGGFSLADDGDALVAGGLRFPLAPGTGPRPGDSAADVHDRQFYDLADARRADDDLTYRRFFAVTSLAGVRVEDPEVAAATHERILRWVRDDGVDGLRVDHPDGLADPGGYLRWLRGATSPETWLLVEKILEPATDETLPDDWPVDGTTGYDALAEVGPLFVDPAAEPALDRLYRELTGDELSFAVHVLIGKRAVATTILRSEFHRLARLAPDVPEAFAALSELAFSFPVYRSYLPSFGTADLDTAFAKARARRRNLTAAFDALAPRLADPDDELCVRFQQVTGAVTAKGVEDTAYYRYTRFVALNEVGGDPRAFGLGLDEFHAAQERRQQRAPSSMTTLSTHDTKRGEDVRAWLAVLAEIPDEWAELVRRLAAEAPMPDRPMSYLLWQTVVGFGLDQPERLHAYATKAMREAWTFTGWADPDEELEAEVHAALDALADRPDLRAAVDGFIERIRPFGWSNALGQKLVQLTMPGVPDVYQGTEGWDDSLVDPDNRRPVDFARLRALLANETPPEIDASGAAKVWVVSRALRLRRDRPELFTSYERVPVRGPAADHAIAFDRGGAITVATRLPVGLASNGGWADTVVELPDGLTDVLTGRPVDGGPVPLAGLLGRYPAALLVPPA, from the coding sequence ATGACGGCGCCGAGCTCGACGTACCGCGTGCAGGTGCGGCCGGGCTGGACGCTCGCCGACGCCGCCGCGCTGACCGGGTACCTGCGCGACCTCGGCGCCGGCGCGGTGTACTGCTCGCCCCTGCTGCGGGCGGCGACGGGGTCCGATCACGGCTACGACGTGGTCGACCCGCGGGTCATGGACGACGCGCGGGGCGGTGAGGACGGCTGGCGGGCGCTGCTCGCGGCGGCCCGCGAGCACGGGCTGGGCGTCGTCGTCGACATCGTGCCGAACCACCAGGGCGTCGGCGACCCGTCCCAGAACCCGGCCTGGCAGGACGTCCTGCGGCTGGGGCCGTCGTCGGCGTACGCGGGCTGGTTCGACGTCGACTGGGCGGCGGGCCGGCTGCTGCTGCCGGTGCTGGACAAGGAGGGCGGGTTCTCGCTGGCCGACGACGGCGACGCGCTGGTCGCGGGCGGGCTGCGGTTCCCGCTGGCGCCGGGCACCGGGCCGCGGCCGGGCGACTCCGCGGCCGACGTCCACGACCGGCAGTTCTACGACCTGGCCGACGCCCGCCGGGCCGACGACGACCTCACCTACCGGCGGTTCTTCGCGGTGACGTCGCTGGCAGGCGTGCGGGTCGAGGATCCGGAGGTCGCGGCGGCGACGCACGAGCGGATCCTGCGCTGGGTGCGCGACGACGGCGTCGACGGCCTGCGGGTGGACCACCCGGACGGGCTGGCCGACCCCGGCGGCTACCTGCGCTGGCTGCGCGGTGCGACATCGCCGGAGACGTGGCTGCTCGTCGAGAAGATCCTCGAGCCGGCGACGGACGAGACGCTGCCGGACGACTGGCCGGTCGACGGCACGACGGGGTACGACGCGCTCGCCGAGGTGGGCCCGCTGTTCGTCGACCCCGCCGCGGAGCCGGCGCTCGACCGGCTGTACCGCGAGCTGACCGGCGACGAGCTGTCCTTCGCCGTCCACGTCCTGATCGGCAAACGGGCGGTCGCGACGACGATCCTGCGCTCGGAGTTCCACCGCCTGGCCCGGCTGGCGCCGGACGTGCCGGAGGCGTTCGCCGCGCTGTCGGAACTGGCGTTCTCGTTCCCGGTCTACCGCTCCTACCTGCCGTCGTTCGGGACGGCCGACCTCGATACCGCGTTCGCCAAGGCCCGCGCGCGTCGGCGTAACCTCACCGCCGCGTTCGACGCGCTGGCGCCCCGGCTCGCCGACCCCGACGACGAGCTGTGCGTCCGGTTCCAGCAGGTCACCGGCGCCGTCACGGCCAAGGGCGTCGAGGACACCGCCTACTACCGGTACACCCGGTTCGTCGCCCTCAACGAGGTCGGCGGCGACCCCCGCGCCTTCGGCCTGGGCCTGGACGAGTTCCACGCCGCCCAGGAGCGGCGGCAGCAGCGGGCGCCGTCGTCGATGACCACGCTGTCCACCCACGACACCAAGCGCGGCGAGGACGTCCGGGCCTGGCTGGCGGTGTTGGCCGAGATCCCGGACGAGTGGGCCGAGCTGGTGCGGCGGCTGGCGGCCGAGGCGCCGATGCCCGACCGTCCCATGTCGTATCTGCTGTGGCAGACGGTGGTGGGCTTCGGCCTGGACCAGCCGGAACGCCTGCACGCGTATGCGACCAAAGCGATGCGCGAGGCCTGGACGTTCACCGGCTGGGCCGACCCGGACGAGGAGCTCGAGGCCGAGGTGCACGCCGCCCTCGACGCGCTGGCCGACCGGCCGGACCTGCGGGCGGCGGTCGACGGGTTCATCGAGCGGATCCGCCCGTTCGGCTGGTCCAACGCGCTGGGCCAGAAGCTCGTGCAGCTCACCATGCCCGGCGTGCCGGACGTCTACCAGGGCACCGAGGGCTGGGACGACTCCCTGGTCGATCCCGACAACCGGCGCCCGGTCGACTTCGCGCGGCTGCGAGCGCTGCTGGCGAACGAGACGCCGCCCGAGATCGACGCGTCCGGCGCGGCCAAGGTCTGGGTGGTCTCGCGGGCGCTGCGGCTGCGGCGCGACCGGCCGGAGCTGTTCACGTCGTACGAGCGGGTCCCGGTGCGCGGCCCGGCGGCCGACCACGCGATCGCCTTCGACCGCGGCGGCGCGATCACCGTGGCGACCCGGCTGCCCGTGGGGCTGGCGTCGAACGGGGGCTGGGCGGACACCGTCGTCGAGCTGCCGGACGGCCTGACCGACGTGCTCACCGGGCGGCCCGTCGACGGCGGGCCGGTCCCGCTCGCCGGCCTGCTGGGGCGCTATCCCGCCGCGTTGCTCGTTCCCCCGGCATGA
- the treZ gene encoding malto-oligosyltrehalose trehalohydrolase, with the protein MTDFVVWAPAARRVRLRAGGRNATAVRASGGWWTAHAPAPPGTDYGWQLDDSPDVLPDPRAAWLPHGVDGRARVYDHAAFPWTDGGWTGRALAGAVLYELHIGTFTPSGTFDGAVERLDHLVELGVTHVEVLPVNAVDGVWNWGYDGVGWYAVHEPLGGPDGFKRFVDACHARGLAVVLDVVYNHLGPSGNHLPSFGPYLTDSAGAWGDVVNLGEPAVRRFIVENALMWLRDYHLDGLRLDAVHALSDPLAGHGHPHVLAELSAAVERLSGELGRPLPLIAESDLNDPVMIEPRDTGGHGMDAQWDDDVHHALHALLTGERQGYYADFGSLAVLSKVVRDAFLHDGRFSSFRGRPHGRPVDRARTPGHRFVVCLQNHDQVGNRAAGERLTALVSPARLRVGAVLLLSLPFTPMLWMGEEWGATTRWPFFTSHPDPVIAAAIGPGRLEEFRKHGWDTSAMIDPQDPAAYHAAQLDWSEPDRPGPAELLDLYRRMIALRAAEPDLRDGDLTAVASGFDEAAGWLVLHRGSLRVVVNLAERAQPVPLTGAGGGEVLLATGPAMVTADGAVVELGAETAAVVRIRPASSAA; encoded by the coding sequence ATGACGGACTTCGTAGTCTGGGCGCCGGCCGCGCGCCGGGTGCGGCTGCGCGCGGGCGGGCGCAACGCGACGGCGGTCCGCGCGTCCGGCGGCTGGTGGACGGCGCACGCCCCCGCGCCGCCGGGCACCGACTACGGCTGGCAGCTCGACGACTCCCCCGACGTCCTGCCGGACCCGCGCGCGGCCTGGCTCCCGCACGGCGTCGACGGCCGTGCCCGCGTCTACGACCACGCGGCGTTTCCCTGGACCGACGGCGGCTGGACCGGGCGGGCGCTGGCCGGCGCCGTCCTCTACGAGCTGCACATCGGCACGTTCACGCCGTCGGGCACCTTCGACGGCGCCGTCGAGCGGCTGGACCACCTGGTCGAGCTCGGCGTCACCCACGTCGAGGTGCTGCCGGTCAACGCCGTCGACGGGGTCTGGAACTGGGGCTACGACGGCGTCGGCTGGTACGCCGTCCACGAGCCGCTCGGCGGGCCCGACGGGTTCAAGCGGTTCGTCGACGCCTGCCACGCCCGCGGCCTCGCCGTCGTGCTGGACGTCGTCTACAACCACCTCGGGCCCAGCGGCAACCACCTGCCGTCGTTCGGGCCGTACCTCACCGACAGCGCCGGCGCGTGGGGCGACGTCGTCAACCTCGGCGAGCCGGCGGTGCGCCGGTTCATCGTCGAGAACGCGCTGATGTGGCTGCGCGACTACCACCTCGACGGGCTGCGGCTGGACGCCGTCCACGCGCTGTCCGACCCGCTGGCCGGCCACGGGCACCCGCACGTCCTGGCCGAGCTGTCCGCGGCCGTCGAGCGGCTCTCCGGCGAGCTGGGCCGGCCGCTGCCGCTGATCGCGGAGTCCGACCTCAACGACCCGGTGATGATCGAGCCGCGCGACACCGGCGGCCACGGCATGGACGCGCAGTGGGACGACGACGTGCACCACGCCCTGCACGCGCTGCTCACCGGCGAGCGGCAGGGCTACTACGCCGACTTCGGCTCGCTCGCGGTGCTGTCGAAGGTGGTTCGCGACGCGTTCCTGCACGACGGCCGCTTCTCATCGTTCCGCGGCCGCCCGCACGGCCGCCCCGTCGACCGCGCCCGCACACCGGGACACCGGTTCGTCGTCTGCCTGCAGAACCACGACCAGGTCGGCAACCGCGCCGCGGGCGAGCGGCTGACGGCGCTGGTCTCGCCCGCTCGGCTGCGCGTCGGCGCCGTCCTGCTGCTGTCGCTGCCGTTCACGCCGATGCTCTGGATGGGCGAGGAGTGGGGTGCGACGACGCGGTGGCCGTTCTTCACCTCGCACCCGGACCCGGTGATCGCCGCCGCCATCGGGCCGGGCCGGCTCGAGGAGTTCCGCAAGCACGGCTGGGACACCTCTGCGATGATCGACCCCCAGGACCCGGCCGCCTACCACGCCGCCCAGCTGGACTGGTCCGAGCCGGACCGTCCCGGCCCTGCCGAGCTGCTGGACCTCTACCGGCGCATGATCGCGCTGCGGGCGGCCGAGCCGGACCTGCGCGACGGCGACCTCACCGCCGTCGCCTCCGGGTTCGACGAGGCCGCGGGCTGGCTCGTGCTGCACCGCGGGTCGCTGCGGGTGGTCGTCAACCTCGCCGAGCGCGCGCAGCCGGTGCCGCTGACGGGGGCCGGCGGCGGCGAGGTGCTGCTGGCGACTGGCCCGGCGATGGTGACGGCCGACGGCGCCGTCGTCGAGCTGGGTGCGGAGACCGCCGCAGTCGTCAGGATCCGCCCAGCCAGCTCCGCAGCGTGA
- a CDS encoding sugar phosphate isomerase/epimerase family protein — protein sequence MSVRVGLVSITFRQLGVGEILALLRRTELTAVEWGDDVHVPAGDVAAAKRTAAATADHGVAVVAYGSYYRAGQHDPGDFDDVLRTAVALGAPRIRIWAGPAGSAETSAEQRAQVVADLRRITELAAGEGVEIAAEHHPGTLTDTLDSALALYAEVGHPGLRPYWQPRPGLDPAEALAEVDALLPRRLVTVHVFSWTADGDRLALADGASLWRPVLDTVVDATADTERYALLEFVQDDDPEALVRDAVTLRSWLGGS from the coding sequence ATGAGCGTGCGGGTGGGCCTGGTGTCGATCACGTTCCGGCAGCTGGGGGTCGGCGAGATCCTGGCCCTGCTGCGGCGGACGGAGCTGACGGCGGTCGAGTGGGGCGACGACGTGCACGTCCCTGCGGGCGACGTCGCGGCGGCGAAGCGGACGGCGGCGGCGACGGCGGACCACGGGGTCGCCGTGGTGGCGTACGGCTCGTACTACCGGGCGGGCCAGCACGATCCCGGCGACTTCGACGACGTCCTGCGCACGGCCGTCGCGCTGGGAGCGCCGCGGATCCGCATCTGGGCAGGGCCGGCCGGCTCGGCCGAGACGTCGGCGGAGCAGCGGGCCCAGGTCGTCGCCGACCTGCGCCGCATCACCGAGCTGGCCGCCGGCGAGGGCGTCGAGATCGCCGCCGAGCACCACCCCGGCACGCTCACCGACACCCTCGACTCCGCGCTGGCGCTCTACGCCGAGGTCGGCCACCCGGGGCTGCGGCCGTACTGGCAGCCGCGGCCCGGCCTCGACCCGGCGGAGGCGCTCGCTGAGGTCGATGCGTTGCTGCCCAGGCGCCTGGTCACCGTGCACGTCTTCAGCTGGACCGCCGACGGCGACCGGCTGGCGCTGGCCGACGGCGCGTCCCTGTGGCGGCCGGTGCTCGACACCGTCGTCGACGCAACCGCCGACACCGAGCGGTACGCGCTGCTCGAGTTCGTCCAGGACGACGACCCCGAGGCGCTGGTCCGCGACGCCGTCACGCTGCGGAGCTGGCTGGGCGGATCCTGA
- a CDS encoding hydroxyacid dehydrogenase → MGDERVRVVLAMTDTAYRDLFDDELRSRLEALADLVLPGPVASFDPPEVRAALGSADVLLTSWGCPPLDAVVLAAAPRLRAVLHAAGSVKHHVTDACWDRGLAVTTAADANAVPVAEFTLAAVLAAGKRAHAFAAGFRAHPGELGWRDDVAATGGGVSNYRRTVGVVGFSRIGRRVVDLLRPFDLTVLVADPYANPAAVTAAGAEPAGLDDLLTRSHTVTLHAPALPETHHLIDARSCALMNDGATLINTARGALVDHAALSAECETGRLHAVLDVTDPEPLPPDSPLYRLPNVVLTPHIAGAMGTECHRLTTLALDELERLVRGEPLQHQVHPAELAVQA, encoded by the coding sequence ATGGGCGACGAACGGGTCCGGGTCGTGCTCGCCATGACCGACACCGCCTACCGTGACCTGTTCGACGACGAGCTGCGGTCGCGGCTCGAGGCGCTCGCGGACCTGGTCCTGCCGGGGCCGGTCGCGAGCTTCGACCCGCCGGAGGTGCGGGCCGCGCTGGGCAGCGCCGACGTGCTGCTGACCTCGTGGGGCTGCCCGCCGCTGGACGCCGTCGTGCTCGCCGCCGCGCCCCGGCTGCGGGCGGTCCTGCACGCCGCCGGCAGCGTGAAGCACCACGTCACCGACGCCTGCTGGGACCGCGGGCTGGCCGTCACCACCGCGGCCGACGCCAACGCCGTCCCGGTCGCCGAGTTCACCCTCGCCGCGGTCCTGGCCGCCGGCAAACGGGCGCACGCGTTCGCCGCCGGCTTCCGGGCCCACCCCGGCGAGCTGGGCTGGCGCGACGACGTCGCCGCGACCGGCGGGGGCGTGTCGAACTACCGGCGCACCGTCGGCGTCGTCGGGTTCTCACGCATCGGGCGCCGCGTCGTCGACCTGCTCCGCCCGTTCGACCTGACGGTGCTGGTCGCCGACCCGTACGCCAACCCGGCGGCCGTCACCGCCGCCGGCGCCGAACCGGCCGGCCTCGACGACCTGCTCACCCGCAGCCACACCGTCACCCTGCACGCCCCGGCGCTGCCCGAGACCCACCACCTCATCGACGCCCGCTCCTGTGCCCTGATGAACGACGGCGCCACCCTGATCAACACCGCCCGCGGCGCGCTGGTCGACCACGCCGCCCTGTCCGCCGAGTGCGAGACCGGCCGGCTGCACGCCGTCCTCGACGTCACCGACCCCGAACCGCTGCCGCCGGACTCCCCGCTCTACCGGCTGCCCAACGTCGTGCTCACCCCGCATATCGCCGGCGCCATGGGCACCGAGTGCCACCGCCTCACCACGCTCGCGCTCGACGAACTCGAAAGGCTGGTCCGGGGCGAACCGCTCCAACACCAGGTGCACCCCGCCGAACTGGCGGTGCAGGCCTGA
- a CDS encoding dihydrofolate reductase family protein: MSVISALSVSVDGYVTGPDPSPELALGRGGQRLFDWYFDGDVPSTVFDGFRLSAPSAEVFDRLASRDGAVIVGRTTYDHSGGFGGGSPHPTAPLLLLTHRPAPEASAAQAVVGSIEEAVARATEIAGDLDVAVMGTGVTAAALEAGLLDEITLHQVPILLGGGTPYFHALPAARELEPVRVVQAPGVTHLTFRVPR, encoded by the coding sequence ATGAGCGTCATCAGCGCCCTGTCCGTCTCCGTCGACGGCTACGTCACCGGCCCGGACCCGAGCCCGGAGCTGGCGCTCGGCCGCGGCGGGCAGCGGCTGTTCGACTGGTACTTCGACGGCGACGTCCCCAGCACCGTCTTCGACGGCTTCCGGCTGTCCGCCCCCAGCGCCGAGGTGTTCGACCGGCTCGCGAGCCGCGACGGCGCGGTGATCGTCGGGCGCACCACCTACGACCACTCCGGCGGCTTCGGCGGCGGCAGCCCGCATCCGACGGCGCCGCTGCTCCTCCTGACCCACCGCCCGGCCCCGGAGGCGTCCGCCGCCCAGGCCGTCGTCGGCAGCATCGAGGAGGCCGTCGCCCGCGCCACGGAGATCGCCGGCGACCTCGACGTCGCCGTCATGGGCACCGGCGTGACGGCGGCCGCCCTGGAGGCCGGGCTGCTCGACGAGATCACGCTGCACCAGGTGCCGATCCTGCTCGGCGGCGGCACGCCGTACTTCCACGCCCTGCCCGCGGCCCGGGAGCTCGAGCCGGTGCGCGTCGTCCAGGCACCCGGGGTCACCCACCTGACCTTCCGGGTGCCTCGATGA
- a CDS encoding TIGR03618 family F420-dependent PPOX class oxidoreductase, producing the protein MSELTDEARRLLAGGHPAHVATLLPDGSPHSVPMWVGLDGDRVTILTSENTRKARNVEGDPRVAISVTDRADELTSVLVRGRMVEKIEGDRAWEIIDRMSHSYVGMPYEPRTDRVVYAIEPEHVQVVVIG; encoded by the coding sequence ATGAGCGAACTCACCGACGAGGCCCGCCGCCTCCTCGCGGGCGGCCACCCCGCCCATGTCGCGACGTTGCTGCCCGACGGATCGCCGCACTCCGTGCCCATGTGGGTCGGCCTCGACGGCGACCGCGTCACCATCCTGACCTCGGAGAACACCCGCAAGGCCCGCAACGTCGAGGGCGACCCGCGGGTGGCGATCTCGGTGACGGACCGCGCCGACGAGCTCACGTCCGTGCTCGTCCGCGGCCGCATGGTCGAGAAGATCGAGGGCGACCGGGCCTGGGAGATCATCGACCGGATGTCCCACTCCTACGTCGGGATGCCGTACGAGCCGCGCACCGACCGCGTCGTCTACGCCATCGAGCCCGAGCACGTCCAGGTGGTGGTGATCGGATGA
- a CDS encoding DUF6597 domain-containing transcriptional factor: MAGQTYTERPPARRLAALVTTTWVQRIAPGSPPYPQRHLPTGGVELRCVAGYEPRVAGVLTGPRLELLPAGTAVVGLRFRPGAAAAVLGRPVADLTDVVVDAADLWGTVAAAAGERVAAATSDGAAVAALEDLVVTAAARTGATAPEPLIAEATRRLMPWDAAEVGAVGTELYVSERGFRRHCLAGVGIAPKALQRILRFQAFLARSQVALATGDDPAGDGLARLAVDTGYADQAHLTRECVRLTGVTPRAFLRGAAETCACGHDHSASYTPLLRAAGLAGSFKNAARSAPSLAS; this comes from the coding sequence GTGGCCGGCCAGACGTACACCGAGCGGCCGCCGGCCCGGCGGCTGGCCGCCCTCGTCACGACGACCTGGGTGCAGCGCATCGCGCCGGGGTCGCCGCCCTACCCGCAGCGGCACCTGCCCACCGGCGGTGTCGAACTGCGCTGCGTCGCCGGGTACGAGCCCCGGGTCGCCGGCGTGCTGACCGGTCCGCGGCTCGAGCTGCTCCCGGCCGGCACCGCCGTCGTCGGGCTGCGGTTCCGCCCCGGCGCGGCCGCGGCGGTCCTGGGCCGGCCGGTCGCGGACCTCACCGACGTCGTCGTCGATGCCGCGGACCTGTGGGGGACGGTGGCAGCCGCGGCCGGCGAGCGGGTGGCGGCCGCGACGAGCGACGGGGCCGCCGTCGCCGCACTGGAGGACCTGGTGGTCACCGCCGCCGCGAGGACCGGCGCGACGGCGCCCGAGCCGCTGATCGCCGAGGCGACGCGGCGGCTGATGCCCTGGGACGCGGCCGAGGTCGGCGCCGTCGGGACCGAGCTGTACGTGTCCGAGCGGGGCTTCCGCCGGCACTGCCTGGCCGGGGTCGGCATCGCGCCGAAGGCGCTGCAGCGGATCCTGCGCTTCCAGGCCTTCCTGGCCCGGTCACAGGTGGCGCTGGCGACGGGGGACGACCCCGCCGGCGACGGACTGGCACGGCTCGCCGTCGACACCGGGTACGCCGACCAGGCGCACCTGACCCGCGAGTGCGTGCGGCTGACCGGGGTGACGCCGCGGGCGTTCCTGCGCGGCGCCGCCGAGACCTGTGCCTGCGGGCACGACCACTCCGCGTCGTACACGCCGCTGCTGCGGGCGGCGGGGTTGGCCGGTTCGTTCAAGAACGCCGCGAGGAGCGCTCCTAGCCTCGCCTCATGA